The proteins below come from a single Vibrio cyclitrophicus genomic window:
- a CDS encoding response regulator transcription factor gives MAESVTNKLTDKLQLLLVEDDLDLATAVIDYLDLEDIQCDHAANGLAGLNLIETNRYDAVILDLNLPKMNGLQVCENLRTQGIDTPVLMLTARDTLDDKLIGFSKGADDYLVKPFAMEELIVRAQVLAKRRSGQVSRLSVCDLEIDLKQHQAYRANSPLKLSPTALKILEILMRSSPTPVSRETIMQGVWGDEQPDSNSLKVHIFNLRKQVDSEQENKLLHTIAGKGFAIKELPER, from the coding sequence ATGGCAGAATCCGTCACCAATAAACTCACAGATAAGCTCCAATTGCTTTTGGTTGAAGATGACCTCGATTTGGCTACTGCGGTTATTGATTACTTAGATTTGGAAGATATTCAATGCGACCACGCGGCGAATGGATTAGCTGGGCTCAATCTCATCGAAACAAACCGCTATGATGCGGTGATCCTCGATCTTAACCTGCCTAAAATGAACGGATTGCAAGTCTGTGAAAACCTGAGAACGCAAGGTATTGATACGCCTGTATTGATGCTCACAGCGCGGGATACCCTAGACGACAAGCTGATCGGCTTTTCCAAAGGGGCCGATGATTATTTAGTGAAGCCATTTGCGATGGAAGAGCTGATTGTTCGAGCGCAAGTCTTGGCCAAACGACGCAGTGGGCAGGTAAGTCGTTTATCCGTTTGCGACTTAGAAATTGACCTTAAACAACATCAAGCTTATCGTGCCAATTCTCCTTTAAAGCTTTCACCGACCGCATTGAAAATATTAGAGATCTTGATGCGCTCTAGTCCTACCCCAGTTTCACGAGAGACGATAATGCAAGGGGTGTGGGGGGACGAACAACCGGACAGCAACAGCTTAAAAGTACATATCTTTAATCTGCGCAAACAAGTGGATAGCGAGCAAGAGAATAAATTACTGCATACTATTGCTGGCAAAGGGTTTGCGATTAAGGAGTTACCTGAAAGATGA
- a CDS encoding sensor histidine kinase, which yields MKIRPSLRIYVLLAILVTGVTTILVLSALSINYFISGMDVAMRGSMIAQAQQEAVKPGEPMTNQEFTVATRWSDLPQGIRTHIEQSNVELNVISKKILGKSIFAPPKEGYFVMKVMKGDQVRYVSAVFDQRQDHFLEDKALPHFVTIFLTALAAIILFFAILVLILRKVASPVEQLKNWAKLLDKDNLCEPTPDFHFSELNTLANIIRDSLSSVQSGLEREQKFLGYASHELRTPIAVTRTNSELLEKLIKKGKSQEKQLEVIDRIKRAGFTMTDLTETLLWLTRQQNKDLPVEHIHLGELLRQINHDLTYLLNGKAVVVNLESDDTHCQLPVGLTRIVLTNLIRNAFQHTGSGTVRIVQSGSKVTIVNHNTDGTIEDNHLGFGLGLELTEKLLAQYQWQYHNQEQAGGREVWVDFS from the coding sequence ATGAAGATTAGGCCAAGTTTAAGAATCTACGTCCTGCTGGCGATTTTGGTTACTGGAGTGACGACCATTCTGGTGCTATCGGCGTTGAGCATCAATTACTTTATTTCTGGGATGGATGTGGCTATGCGTGGCTCTATGATTGCTCAAGCTCAGCAAGAGGCAGTTAAGCCAGGTGAGCCAATGACCAATCAAGAGTTTACGGTTGCTACGCGCTGGAGCGATTTACCGCAAGGTATTCGAACTCATATTGAGCAGAGTAACGTTGAGTTAAACGTCATCTCGAAAAAGATTCTTGGCAAGTCGATATTTGCACCGCCAAAAGAAGGTTACTTTGTCATGAAGGTGATGAAGGGAGACCAAGTGCGTTACGTTTCGGCTGTGTTTGACCAAAGACAAGACCACTTTTTAGAAGACAAAGCATTGCCTCATTTTGTGACGATTTTTCTGACGGCGTTAGCCGCGATTATTCTGTTTTTTGCCATTTTAGTTTTGATACTACGAAAGGTAGCATCGCCCGTTGAACAACTAAAAAATTGGGCTAAATTGTTAGATAAAGATAACCTCTGCGAACCTACACCAGATTTTCATTTTAGTGAGTTGAATACTTTGGCAAATATCATTCGCGACAGCTTAAGTTCAGTTCAGAGTGGTTTAGAACGAGAGCAGAAGTTTTTAGGCTATGCCAGCCACGAGCTGCGCACGCCGATTGCAGTCACAAGAACCAATAGCGAACTGCTAGAGAAGTTGATTAAAAAGGGCAAGAGCCAAGAAAAGCAGCTTGAAGTGATAGACCGAATCAAGCGTGCAGGCTTTACCATGACAGATTTAACTGAAACCTTGTTGTGGCTAACCCGACAGCAAAATAAAGACCTACCAGTTGAGCACATACATCTTGGCGAATTGCTGCGACAGATAAACCACGACTTAACCTATCTATTAAATGGAAAAGCTGTGGTTGTAAACCTTGAAAGTGACGACACGCACTGCCAGTTACCTGTTGGGCTTACTCGCATTGTGCTGACTAACTTAATCCGAAATGCATTCCAACACACTGGCAGCGGTACTGTGCGTATTGTTCAATCAGGCTCAAAAGTCACCATCGTTAACCACAATACCGATGGCACAATCGAAGATAATCATTTGGGCTTTGGCCTAGGTCTGGAGTTAACTGAAAAGCTTCTGGCACAATATCAATGGCAATACCACAACCAAGAACAGGCTGGTGGACGTGAAGTGTGGGTGGATTTCTCATAA
- a CDS encoding class I SAM-dependent methyltransferase: protein MHWLDRFKVFRYHRKQTHRWKGNKAKSLGWTSEESQLCRFEVIARSADFEKKSVLDLGCGYGELFELLDSIYRIRSYTGVDQHTDFLNKAKQNYTEQRCEFLSGDMSKMNLEPHDMVIASGSLNYISRDTAYLTNMITRMFGLANQTVIFNLLNSSQYPSRNTLMSYHPDGVYRFCKTLCDDVSLIEGYAEGDFTIVMNKSV from the coding sequence ATGCATTGGCTTGATCGTTTTAAAGTGTTTCGTTATCACCGAAAACAGACCCATCGTTGGAAAGGTAACAAGGCAAAGTCTTTGGGATGGACCAGCGAAGAGAGCCAACTGTGTCGCTTTGAAGTTATTGCGCGTTCGGCAGACTTTGAGAAAAAGAGTGTTTTAGATTTAGGTTGTGGCTATGGAGAGTTGTTTGAACTGCTTGATAGCATCTATCGAATTCGCTCATACACAGGCGTTGATCAACATACCGATTTTTTAAATAAGGCCAAGCAAAATTACACAGAACAACGCTGCGAGTTTTTATCGGGTGACATGAGCAAGATGAACCTCGAGCCACACGATATGGTTATCGCCAGTGGCTCATTGAACTACATCTCTCGTGATACAGCTTACCTAACCAATATGATCACTCGTATGTTTGGATTAGCGAATCAGACTGTGATTTTTAACCTTCTCAATTCAAGTCAATATCCATCTCGCAATACCTTGATGAGTTACCACCCTGATGGCGTATATCGTTTCTGTAAAACGCTTTGTGATGATGTCTCGTTAATAGAGGGATACGCAGAAGGGGATTTCACGATAGTGATGAACAAAAGCGTATGA
- a CDS encoding DUF3541 domain-containing protein, with amino-acid sequence MKLKTITLCTLLSASFAIAVHAQETLQEPSATETQYQADDLQSQKESFKQSADLIRTTYETQLYTLPAFKEGHYGLRMYRQTLDDKYSAAVWSDMARVASKLSTLSNDVHTMEQIVLYSEKRVASYVGDNDERSVRRYNITKHMPEYLYLGVDLLGSMARANEYGLEHNNDAELREIIRRYDFSRYVTNEDMIKAWAAQLANQVYWLRQLGEQDVVEQFIDTFKKAYPDEQDKKLSTQQYGNKLYGMTHVIFGDSEYYQHQVSEQEHQWIYDYFKENIDTILLRAKEDVIAEVGLTFLLAGLENDPVVEKTRLAIQSAIDKQRGMIPSITGDFDLEYGEHRNVLAIMLLDWQQVNEAPTLKGNPKVFSNIPYGLVENKPLSQ; translated from the coding sequence ATGAAGTTAAAAACCATAACCCTATGCACTTTGTTATCAGCCTCCTTTGCAATTGCGGTTCACGCACAGGAAACGCTTCAGGAACCAAGCGCAACAGAGACTCAATACCAAGCTGATGATCTCCAATCTCAGAAAGAATCTTTTAAGCAATCAGCTGACCTCATTCGCACTACATACGAAACTCAACTTTACACCCTGCCCGCCTTCAAAGAAGGTCACTACGGGCTGCGCATGTATCGCCAAACATTAGACGATAAATATTCGGCTGCGGTGTGGAGTGATATGGCACGTGTAGCGAGTAAACTCAGCACCCTATCGAACGACGTTCATACCATGGAGCAAATCGTACTCTACTCAGAGAAGCGCGTTGCTTCTTATGTTGGCGATAACGATGAGCGCAGTGTTCGACGCTACAACATCACCAAACACATGCCAGAATACCTTTATCTTGGCGTTGACCTTCTAGGCTCTATGGCGCGAGCCAATGAATACGGTTTAGAACACAACAATGATGCCGAACTGCGTGAAATCATTCGTCGTTATGACTTCTCACGATACGTGACCAATGAAGACATGATTAAAGCGTGGGCTGCCCAATTAGCTAATCAGGTCTATTGGCTACGCCAACTAGGAGAGCAAGATGTTGTCGAGCAGTTCATCGATACCTTCAAAAAGGCCTACCCAGATGAGCAAGATAAGAAGCTTTCGACCCAGCAGTACGGCAATAAACTCTATGGCATGACACACGTGATCTTTGGTGACTCAGAGTACTATCAACACCAAGTGAGTGAACAAGAACATCAATGGATCTACGATTACTTCAAAGAGAACATTGATACGATTTTGCTACGTGCTAAAGAAGATGTGATTGCTGAGGTTGGGTTAACTTTCTTATTGGCAGGCTTAGAAAATGATCCCGTTGTTGAGAAAACACGTCTCGCAATACAATCCGCTATCGACAAGCAACGCGGCATGATCCCTTCGATCACTGGTGATTTTGATCTTGAATACGGTGAACACCGCAACGTGCTGGCGATCATGTTACTCGACTGGCAGCAAGTAAACGAAGCGCCAACCCTAAAAGGCAACCCTAAGGTGTTTAGTAATATCCCTTATGGGCTCGTAGAAAACAAACCACTGAGTCAATAA
- a CDS encoding diguanylate cyclase, giving the protein MPSRSSKQWPAKLLSLLFFLLVVSAIEFFHTKQLVFLQNESYSEAKRQLSIIRSRIEATIVSDMYILNSLSTLVSVNPNSDQKDWEQIAQNIIRDGFHIRLIALAEDDVLNFVYPMEGNEQILGIDYRDHPTQWESVEIARNIGNTFIAGPFELFQGGQALITRTSIFRDPPFNQDYWGVLSAVIDLDSLLEDVGVDGIENKYEFAICGANSMGQEGAVFYGKEDVFNNAFTTEQVNFPYGGWYLALSGNEHVLMDVPWYRIHGVRLVGYTLMLILAIAYIMIYRLYRVADSRSMHDELTMLPNRRYFMYSLKQAFKTVQKQRTQTFAVVNIDLDGFKAINDTYGHAAGDKVLIECAKRIKSKLRTSDIVARIGGDEFLVLLPRIIDDQHVASITSKLQSAICETPVVYDGHSIYLSISVGWVSYNDNFNDIDGLLKAADEKMYQQKRQVT; this is encoded by the coding sequence ATGCCAAGTCGTTCTAGCAAGCAGTGGCCTGCCAAATTATTATCTTTGTTGTTTTTCTTGTTGGTTGTGAGCGCCATAGAGTTCTTTCACACCAAACAGTTAGTCTTCCTACAAAATGAATCCTATTCCGAGGCAAAGAGACAGCTCTCTATTATCCGATCTCGCATAGAAGCGACGATCGTTTCCGATATGTATATTCTCAATAGCTTATCAACCCTTGTATCCGTAAACCCTAATAGCGACCAAAAAGACTGGGAGCAAATTGCGCAAAATATTATTCGAGATGGTTTCCATATTCGATTGATAGCTTTAGCTGAAGATGATGTTCTAAATTTCGTTTATCCAATGGAAGGCAATGAACAAATCCTTGGCATTGACTATCGCGACCACCCAACCCAATGGGAATCGGTTGAAATTGCTCGTAACATCGGCAATACATTTATTGCTGGCCCATTTGAGTTGTTTCAAGGCGGCCAAGCCTTGATCACACGCACGTCTATCTTTAGAGATCCCCCTTTTAATCAAGACTATTGGGGAGTTTTGAGTGCCGTGATCGATTTAGATTCACTGCTCGAGGATGTTGGGGTCGATGGAATAGAAAATAAATATGAGTTTGCGATTTGTGGTGCAAATAGTATGGGCCAAGAGGGCGCTGTTTTCTATGGCAAAGAAGATGTGTTCAATAATGCCTTTACGACCGAGCAAGTAAATTTTCCATACGGTGGATGGTACCTTGCTTTATCTGGGAATGAGCATGTGCTTATGGATGTGCCTTGGTATCGTATCCATGGTGTTAGGCTTGTAGGCTACACTCTGATGCTTATTCTTGCGATTGCTTATATTATGATTTACCGGCTTTATCGTGTTGCGGATAGCCGATCAATGCATGATGAATTGACAATGTTGCCGAATCGACGCTATTTCATGTATAGCCTAAAGCAAGCATTTAAAACGGTTCAAAAACAGAGAACACAGACCTTTGCTGTGGTTAATATTGACCTCGATGGCTTTAAAGCGATTAACGATACTTATGGTCATGCAGCGGGCGACAAAGTTTTAATTGAATGTGCTAAACGGATAAAAAGTAAACTGCGCACCTCTGATATTGTTGCAAGAATAGGTGGGGATGAGTTCTTAGTGTTGTTGCCACGTATTATCGATGATCAACACGTGGCATCGATTACAAGTAAGCTACAAAGTGCGATTTGTGAAACTCCAGTCGTTTACGACGGGCACTCGATTTATCTCAGTATCAGTGTTGGTTGGGTAAGTTATAATGACAACTTCAATGATATAGATGGTCTATTGAAAGCTGCTGACGAAAAAATGTACCAACAGAAGCGCCAAGTCACCTAA
- a CDS encoding DEAD/DEAH box helicase has product MSFTSLGLSEPILKAIEAQGYDKPSPIQEKAVPAVLTGKDVMAAAQTGTGKAAGFTLPILEMLSKGPRVRQNQVRALVLTPTRELAAQVNGSVVKYGINLPLTSTVVFGGVKINPQMQKLRKGSDVLVATPGRLLDLYNQNAVRFDQLEILVLDEADRMLDMGFIRDIRKILAFLPKKRQNLLFSATFSDDIRSLAKGLVNNPVEISVSPANSTAKTVEQSIYPVDKKKKSAMLAKLIKDNDWRQVLVFSKTKHGANKLARFLEEQDITAAPIHGNKSQGARTKALENFKTGKVRVLVATDIAARGIDIPQLPQVVNFDLPHVSEDYVHRIGRTGRAGEVGKAISLVCADEVGELFGIERLIQQVLERRELEGFSPVNKLPESRLDSRPIKPKKPKKPREHSDGQRSGENARGHKPAGKNKRHVSGSGSAPKRKPNSAKKATDGNSAVATDDQSVRNNGSNYKRGNAANKPSVNNSGSQSTLGKPNASGKPNNSGKPAGAGKPKKTGYGGSYGSNKPSANKPAANKPSRSRAKPAPQK; this is encoded by the coding sequence ATGAGTTTTACCTCCCTTGGCCTTTCTGAACCGATCCTTAAAGCTATTGAAGCACAAGGTTACGATAAGCCATCACCAATCCAAGAGAAAGCCGTGCCTGCTGTCCTAACGGGCAAAGATGTTATGGCCGCTGCTCAAACAGGTACAGGTAAAGCTGCAGGCTTCACGCTACCTATTCTTGAAATGTTATCAAAAGGCCCTCGCGTACGTCAGAACCAAGTTCGTGCGCTAGTGCTAACACCAACACGTGAGCTTGCTGCGCAAGTGAACGGCAGCGTAGTTAAATACGGTATTAATTTACCGCTTACTTCTACCGTTGTGTTTGGTGGCGTGAAAATTAACCCTCAGATGCAAAAATTGCGTAAAGGTAGTGATGTGCTGGTGGCAACACCAGGTCGTCTACTTGACCTATATAACCAAAATGCTGTGCGTTTTGACCAACTTGAAATTCTAGTGCTAGATGAAGCTGACCGTATGCTAGACATGGGCTTCATTCGTGATATCCGTAAAATCTTAGCATTTTTGCCTAAGAAGCGTCAGAACTTACTGTTCTCAGCGACTTTCTCTGATGATATCCGTAGCCTAGCAAAAGGCTTGGTGAACAATCCTGTTGAGATCTCGGTAAGCCCTGCAAACTCGACAGCGAAAACGGTTGAGCAAAGCATCTACCCAGTAGACAAAAAGAAAAAGAGCGCCATGCTAGCTAAGCTGATCAAAGATAACGATTGGCGACAAGTGTTGGTATTCAGCAAAACAAAACACGGTGCAAACAAGCTTGCTCGTTTCCTTGAAGAGCAAGACATCACAGCCGCTCCTATTCATGGTAACAAGAGCCAAGGTGCGCGTACTAAAGCCTTAGAGAACTTTAAAACAGGTAAAGTGCGAGTGCTTGTTGCGACCGATATAGCTGCTCGTGGTATCGATATCCCACAGCTACCTCAAGTGGTTAACTTCGATCTTCCGCATGTATCAGAAGATTATGTACACCGTATTGGTCGTACTGGCCGTGCTGGTGAAGTCGGTAAAGCAATTTCATTGGTGTGTGCTGATGAAGTGGGTGAGCTGTTCGGTATTGAACGCCTGATTCAACAGGTGCTAGAGCGTCGTGAACTTGAAGGTTTCTCCCCAGTAAATAAGTTACCTGAGTCTCGACTCGATTCTCGTCCAATTAAGCCTAAAAAACCGAAGAAGCCTCGTGAACATTCTGATGGCCAACGTTCAGGTGAGAACGCTCGCGGACATAAACCAGCAGGTAAAAACAAGCGTCATGTCTCTGGTTCAGGTTCTGCTCCTAAGCGTAAGCCAAATTCAGCTAAGAAGGCGACTGATGGCAATTCAGCCGTTGCAACGGATGATCAGTCAGTAAGAAATAATGGCAGTAACTATAAACGCGGTAATGCGGCTAACAAGCCTTCTGTGAATAACTCAGGTTCTCAAAGTACATTGGGTAAACCTAATGCTTCTGGTAAACCGAACAACTCTGGCAAGCCAGCAGGCGCAGGGAAACCTAAGAAGACAGGTTACGGTGGTAGCTATGGTTCAAATAAGCCTTCGGCGAATAAGCCAGCAGCGAATAAACCATCTAGAAGCCGTGCTAAGCCAGCACCTCAGAAATAG
- a CDS encoding DUF3612 domain-containing protein, protein MEDLSARCIRINPEYAPSVSYLSMIERGKRVPSIDMLEVVAQVFQKNPTWFLDDESEQQAIAPDKGNRGGISGMALEPSFLFSNDILQIAIPEMLSQTGISGRQFAHLLIRAHQESNQNHFPDLERAAEEVGLKRLNLSVEDLIDIARNLGINIRWVTRTPQDVVDELGINAKQLVTSFFEPPGTIFLNEILKEYPTRLKYDLSVYIGHCILHSKEGLKSVLSVGNNNTWDDNQVSGSSQLNSQDILQAWRDFESSFFAGALLCPKVPFRQLLDRTGYEIDVHKRAGVSPSVAMRRMTVVSPYPHWHYFDAYGPGKLKAVYRGNGIPLPWGNMRTVADPCQHWAVFRRLSEPRAGSSAQISILNVGDEPRIYCCESINMTDPAGNNRVLCAGIDLNPAIDAQGGNSRDIAEQLKASCVNNGGSVVIPRNIKKDLTTIAKILNINWIERGIETEARLICSRGGECPRQPSCYSKCGE, encoded by the coding sequence ATGGAAGATCTGTCTGCGCGTTGTATTAGAATCAACCCAGAATACGCACCTTCCGTTTCTTACCTCTCAATGATTGAACGTGGAAAGCGGGTTCCAAGCATTGATATGCTGGAGGTGGTAGCACAGGTCTTTCAGAAGAACCCAACCTGGTTCCTCGACGATGAATCTGAACAACAAGCCATTGCCCCTGATAAAGGGAATCGTGGTGGGATAAGTGGCATGGCACTTGAGCCTAGTTTCCTTTTCTCCAACGACATCCTACAAATTGCTATTCCTGAAATGCTGTCACAAACGGGAATCTCGGGCCGTCAGTTTGCGCATCTCTTGATTAGGGCACACCAAGAGAGCAACCAGAACCACTTCCCCGACCTTGAGCGCGCCGCAGAGGAAGTGGGCTTAAAACGCCTTAACCTCAGCGTAGAAGACCTTATAGACATCGCTAGAAACCTAGGAATCAACATCCGCTGGGTAACTCGTACACCACAAGACGTTGTTGATGAGCTAGGGATTAATGCCAAGCAGTTAGTCACCTCGTTTTTTGAGCCTCCCGGTACGATCTTCTTGAACGAGATTCTTAAAGAGTACCCTACCCGTCTGAAATACGACCTCTCGGTTTATATCGGCCATTGCATTCTGCACAGCAAAGAAGGCCTAAAGAGTGTGTTGTCGGTCGGTAACAACAACACATGGGACGACAACCAGGTATCAGGATCTTCACAGCTCAACTCTCAAGATATTCTACAAGCATGGCGAGATTTTGAATCCAGCTTCTTTGCTGGGGCATTGTTGTGCCCAAAAGTCCCGTTTAGGCAGTTACTCGACCGTACTGGTTACGAAATCGACGTTCACAAAAGAGCAGGGGTTTCCCCCTCTGTTGCGATGCGTCGAATGACGGTAGTATCGCCCTACCCTCACTGGCACTACTTTGATGCTTATGGGCCGGGGAAACTCAAGGCAGTTTACCGCGGGAACGGGATTCCGCTACCTTGGGGAAATATGAGAACGGTGGCTGATCCATGTCAACATTGGGCTGTATTCCGTCGATTATCAGAACCTCGAGCGGGAAGCTCGGCTCAAATCTCCATTTTGAATGTGGGCGATGAGCCAAGGATCTACTGCTGTGAATCTATCAATATGACGGATCCTGCCGGCAACAATCGCGTGTTATGTGCTGGTATAGATCTCAACCCTGCGATTGATGCTCAAGGCGGTAATTCAAGAGACATAGCAGAGCAACTTAAAGCGTCATGCGTTAATAACGGCGGTTCTGTGGTTATCCCACGTAACATCAAGAAAGATCTCACGACAATAGCCAAGATTCTAAATATAAATTGGATTGAACGTGGGATAGAGACAGAGGCGAGGCTTATCTGCTCAAGAGGAGGAGAATGCCCGCGCCAACCAAGCTGTTACTCGAAGTGCGGGGAGTAA
- a CDS encoding aldolase/citrate lyase/malate synthase family protein, whose product MNMLTFDKTEIQKQSKPFIAEAVFAVETISANQQTEKQVKAKQLLDRLFPLENGSHQDVTSYVVDYRHIMAYFKDGQHSGLKHPKQFVAYMGEKNDPDSILFRDSSGSHLEVMIGCHKGTGCIELVEINGIQLESCTTFGQSPMEATTTMREETIAAMRHWISLIQGDAKGKPKACSEDKEFRAKSGEDYCLNYCYQI is encoded by the coding sequence ATGAATATGCTGACATTCGATAAAACAGAAATCCAAAAACAATCAAAGCCATTTATCGCTGAAGCTGTCTTTGCCGTGGAGACAATCAGTGCCAACCAGCAAACTGAGAAGCAAGTGAAAGCGAAGCAACTGCTTGATAGACTTTTTCCGTTAGAGAACGGCTCACATCAAGATGTGACTAGCTACGTAGTCGATTACCGCCATATCATGGCTTACTTTAAAGATGGCCAGCACAGTGGCTTAAAGCACCCTAAACAGTTTGTAGCGTACATGGGTGAGAAGAATGACCCAGACTCTATCTTGTTCCGCGATAGTAGCGGAAGCCACTTAGAGGTGATGATTGGTTGCCATAAAGGAACGGGTTGTATTGAACTGGTTGAGATTAATGGTATTCAACTTGAGTCTTGCACAACCTTTGGCCAGTCGCCAATGGAAGCTACGACCACAATGCGTGAAGAGACTATCGCAGCAATGCGCCACTGGATAAGTTTGATTCAAGGTGATGCGAAGGGTAAACCAAAGGCATGCAGTGAAGACAAAGAGTTCAGAGCAAAAAGTGGTGAAGATTACTGTCTAAATTATTGTTACCAAATCTAG
- a CDS encoding GGDEF domain-containing protein yields MKKDEFQKSTANLKKAVPLMMKNRVSTTPANYALWYTYVDNAIPQLTQDMDGILESYGICPPAIGEQLYNNYVASKSETNINDLRANLELLVSEVSNSMNDTLTDTSAFSDMIDKSFEDLARVDNDSLSIDEVMSLVRQLVSESRNIRHSTQFLNSQLNSATSEITKLKTQLVEVQKDALFDSTTTLYNRRSFDRDIETLCEAKQSLCLILLDIDHFKNFNDTYGHLFGDMVLKGIARKLKLSCREGISAYRFGGEEFALIVPNKSLRIARQLADTNRRSLEKLSIKDRRSGKQVGNITASFGVAELEPGESAQSLVERADKLLYEAKSLGRNRVMPL; encoded by the coding sequence ATGAAAAAAGACGAATTTCAGAAATCCACCGCTAATCTAAAAAAAGCGGTACCTCTTATGATGAAGAACAGAGTGTCCACCACACCTGCAAATTATGCACTTTGGTACACCTATGTCGATAATGCTATCCCGCAGCTGACTCAAGACATGGATGGTATTTTGGAAAGCTACGGCATTTGCCCACCAGCTATTGGTGAGCAACTTTACAACAATTATGTTGCTAGCAAATCCGAAACCAACATCAACGATCTTCGCGCAAACTTAGAATTGTTGGTTTCTGAAGTCTCGAACTCGATGAACGATACGCTCACTGACACCTCCGCTTTCTCCGATATGATCGATAAAAGCTTCGAGGATCTAGCTCGTGTTGACAATGATAGTTTGTCTATCGATGAAGTCATGTCTTTGGTTCGCCAACTTGTTTCAGAATCTCGGAATATCCGTCACTCGACCCAATTTCTCAATTCTCAGTTGAATTCTGCAACGTCAGAGATCACCAAGCTGAAGACCCAATTGGTAGAAGTACAGAAAGATGCGCTTTTTGACAGCACAACGACGCTCTATAATCGTCGGTCTTTCGACCGTGATATAGAAACCTTGTGTGAAGCGAAACAATCTCTGTGTTTAATTCTGCTCGACATCGATCATTTTAAAAACTTCAATGACACGTATGGCCACTTGTTTGGTGACATGGTTCTTAAAGGAATTGCTCGTAAATTGAAATTAAGTTGCCGAGAAGGTATTTCAGCATACCGATTTGGTGGTGAAGAGTTCGCTCTTATCGTTCCAAACAAATCACTACGCATAGCTCGCCAACTTGCTGATACCAACCGACGTTCTCTAGAAAAGCTGTCGATTAAAGATCGCCGTAGTGGAAAACAGGTTGGTAATATTACCGCTTCGTTTGGTGTTGCTGAACTTGAACCAGGCGAATCAGCCCAGTCATTAGTTGAACGCGCGGATAAATTACTTTATGAAGCGAAATCACTTGGCCGTAACCGAGTCATGCCTCTTTAA
- the cspE gene encoding transcription antiterminator/RNA stability regulator CspE, with product MSNTNTGTVKWFNEEKGFGFISQDNGGADVFVHFRAIASEGFKTLKEGQKVSFEVENGQKGLQAANVVAQ from the coding sequence ATGTCTAACACAAATACTGGCACTGTAAAATGGTTTAACGAAGAGAAAGGTTTCGGTTTCATTTCTCAAGACAACGGCGGTGCTGACGTATTCGTACACTTCCGTGCAATCGCTTCAGAAGGCTTCAAAACTCTGAAAGAAGGCCAAAAGGTTTCTTTCGAAGTTGAAAACGGTCAAAAAGGCCTACAAGCAGCAAACGTTGTTGCTCAATAA